From Slackia heliotrinireducens DSM 20476:
CCTTCTCCAAACGCTCGAAGCATATCGATTCGTACTTCTGCTGGGCGATGCACAGATACCGGTTGCGCTGGGCCTCGCGATAATACCGAAAGCTCAGAAACCAAATATAGCTGCTGTTCAGAGGAGAGAACACGAGAAAACCCTTCCTGAAAGGCCGTTTGGACGGATGCGCTTGGCGAGCGTCTCCATTATGGCGCCGGCCTCTGGACGCGTTGCGCAATGCTCGGTTCCGTCGGAAACGGCGCGGCCACGCCACGCAGACCGGCTACGTCGGCCTACGAAGACGCCGAATACACACCCGACGCGCGAAGGCGCCGACCTGATGCCTTTGATCCGGGCGTTCGTGCAAAGCGGCAGGAACATCGCCGAGCATGCGGCAACCATAAAAGGCCTGGTCGAAGGGAACATAGCCATCGGCACGTACTTCAGCATCGCCGCCCAGTGGCTGCCGTCGGTCATCCGCGCGTTCCAGGACGACCACCCCGGCGTGTCCATTTCCATGGTCGAAGCCGGCAACGCCGAGCTTGCGCACCTGATGGCCGAGTCGCGCATCGACTGCTGCTTCACGAACCGACGCCTGGCAACCGGCGACTGGGTGCCGCTGGCCAGCGGCAGCATCGTGGCCTGGATTCCCACCGACTGGCCCGAAGCGGAGCTGGACGCCTTCCCTCTGGATCAAATGGAGAATAAGCCCTTCATCATGCCGCTGCCCGGCAACAAGAACGACGTCGAAACGTTGATTGCCGAACATCGCATCCACGTTGACGAAAGGTTCACCGCCAACGACGGGTACACCGCATGGCGCATGATGGAACAGGGGCTCGGCATGAGCCTGAACAATTCTCTGATGGGATGCACGTGGCAAGGCGACGTCCGCGTCATGTCGCTGGACCCGCCCCAGGAAATCGAGCTGGGCGTATCCGTTCCCTATCTGCAGGCGGCCTCGCCCGCAACCCGGGCGTTCATCGAGTACGCCACCCGCATCGTGCCCACGCTGTAGCGCCCAGATGCGTTACCGGCGCGTGACCTTAGTCCCCTGCGCCCGTTTCCGATGGCGTTTGACCAGGTAATTCGCAATGCCGCCCACAATGATGACCGCAAGCGACAGCTTCAGCACGCTGATCGCCGCCTCCTGGGGAACCTGGCTGGCGGACCCGACGGTGTCCTGGTAGAACGTCAGCTGGTACTCGATTTCGACAGGGTCGCCCATGGCCGTCGTGTCGGCGATCACGCCCATGGGCTCGTCCATCGTCGTGATGGGAATCGTGAACGTGGAGTTTCCTCCGTCGGTGGTCTCGTTGTAGTACGTGGTGTCCTCCACCACCATGTAATCGTAGTAGGAGCTTGACCACAGAAGCCGCGCGTACGCCTTGCCGTCGCGGACCACAAGCCAGGTGGGCGAACTCACGCTGGCACGTCCCGAGCCGCCCGTCATGTTCACCTCGATGGAATAGGTCCCGTCCTCAAGGTCGATGGGCACGCCGTCGGGCCCGTCCGCCGCGGCGTTGGCGGCAGCAGGGTCGGCCATGGCCTGCTCGCGCTGGGCCTCCTTCTGCTTTTCGGCCTCGATGGCCTCGGGCGTTCCCGGGATGGGCTTGCCATAGGCCTTGATGGCGTCTTCCACAAAGTCGTAATCAGGCACTTCGTAGGGAAGCGCCCCTTCAGGCAGCGACGACGCCTCGATCAGCACCTGGCGGTCGTACCACATGTTCTTCCGTTTGGAATAGGCCGCGCACTCGAAAGGCTGGTTGAGCGCCGGCACGTCCATTTCGAAAACGTCGCCGTCCGGGTCGATCTCGATGTAGTCGTCGTAAGGGGCCGCAGCGGCATCTTCGGCGCTGCCCGGGTAGACAAGCGTGTAGCTTCCCGAAGTCATGGTGAACCGGGCGTGCATCTTGCCGTCGCGCACCTCCAGCTGAACGTCCTCGAAGGCGAAAAAGCTCGAGGACGTGCGGGCCTCGACGGAATACGTCCCCTCCGCCACGTCGCTGGCCGAAATCGGTGTCATGCCGTAGACCCCGACCTGTTTCTGGCTGCCGTAGTCGCGGGCGGAAGCGTATTCGCCGTGTTCCTCGTCTGCAAAGGCGAACGTGGAGAACGCGCACGCCGCCAGGCACGCCGCCAGGCATGCCAGCGCCAGGTTGCGCGCGGCAGCGGTCGCCGTCCGTATGCGGGGCGTCGGCTGCATCATGCCTGCTCCAGCGGATAAGCGCACTGCGCATGCTTGACGAACAGGCTCTGGACCTCGGGATATTCCCCAAGGCCGCGCAGCACCGGGAGCACCTCGTAACCGCGGGCCGCAAGCTGGCTCGCCCACGAATCCGGGTCGGAGCCCGCCATGTCGTTTTGGGCATGGTCGCCGGCCACCATCATGAGGGGCGCAAGCCAGATGCGCGACGGCTTGCGGGTCTCGACGAACGCAAGCGCATCCGCGAAGGAAGGTTCGCCTTCCACCGTTGCGACGACGACGTCGTCCCGCCCTACGCGCCCGAACGCCTGCTGCATCCGCGAAAACGCCTCGTTTCCGCCGAAGGCCGACCCGTGCCCCATGAGCACCAACGCGTCGCCGCCGCGCATCTCGGCGAACGCGCTGCAGATGGCGCGAGCCAGCGCTGTGCAGTCATCATCGCAGGTGAGCAGCGTATTCCCCAAACAAATGCGGTCGAAATCACCGGCGTGCTCGCGCAAGGTTTCCAGCATGACCCGATTCTCCCGACCCTGCATCAGGTGCGTCGGCTGCACCAGCACGTCGGAAACGCCCGCCGTTGCCATGGCGTCGAGGGCTTCCGCCAGCTGCATGTGGTGCACGCCCGTCTCCCGTTCCACCTTGGCGCAGATCACCCGCGAGGTCCAGCAGCTGTAGAAGGCCCGTTCGGGCATGGCCTGGGCAAGCGCGCGCTCCACGGCGCCGATAGTCCTCTCGGCGACACCCGGAGCAGACGTACCGAAGCTCACAACCAACAAAGCCTTGTTCATGGAACGCCTCCTACAGGTTCTTCTTCTTGTAAATGAACGCGAACGACAGCAGCGAGAACACCGCCAGGTACGCCAGAAGCACGGCAAAACCGACCCAGCCTGGGTCGCCGCCTGCGGAAACCGAACGAATCATGTCGCTGGCCTGCGACAACGGCAAGGCTGACACCACCTCGCGGAAGCCGTGGGGCATCTGCTCGGTGGAGAAGAACGTGTTGCAGAGGAACGACATGGGGAAGATGATGTAGCTGTTGAACCGTGGCGCGTCCGTGTAGCTTTTGGCCAGAAACGACAGCACGAGCGCAAGCGTCGAGAAGACCATGCCGTTCAGGAACATAATCAGGATCGACACACCGTTGAACACGAGCGTGGTTCGCACCGGCGTGGTGATCAGCAAAATGATGGCGCCCGCATACAGGCCGCGCAGGCTGCCGCCGATGATCTGGCCCAAAATGAACTGCCACAGCGGCGTGGGCGACACCATCACTTGGTCAAGGGCCTTCTCGTAGAGCCGTTGCACGCTCATGTTCTGCGCCACGGCCGAGAAGCTGCCCGTCATGGTGGACATGGCCACGACGCCCGGGATGAGGAAGTTGAGGTACGGCTCGCCGTGGGACATGGTCTGGATGCCCAGCCCGAACACCAGCAGGTACATGAGCGGGGACATGACGGCAGCAACGGTGATCTTGTAGAAATCCCGCTTGAACTCCGTCCATTTCTCCCATAGCACCGTGATGATGCCCATGCTCTCACCTTGGGAACCGCTGCGGCTAGTTGCCGAGGCGCTTCCCGACCCTTTCTACGAAAACGTCTTCCAACGTGGTGTTGCGCAGCGTCGCATCGTCGCCGAGCCCTTCGAGATGCGCGATGGCATCGGCCCGCCGGCGATAATATGTGCTGACTACACGGTCGTCGGTCACTTCATCAACGGCGAAGGCGCCCAGCTCCTCGATGAGGTTCTGGGGCGTATCCACCGTGTCGAGCTTGCCCGAATCCAGCAGCGCCACGCGGTTGCACAGCGATTGGGCCTCGTCGATGTAGTGCGTGGTCAGGATGATGGTCAGGTTGTTGGCGCGATGGAGCTGCCGCAGAAGATTCCACATCTGACGGCGCGCCAGCGCGTCCATGCCCGCCGTCGGCTCGTCCAGCAGCAGAATTTCCGGGTCGGTCATGAGCGCCCGGCAGATCATGACCTTGCGCTTCATGCCGCCGGACAGGTGGCGCACGATGCGCTTGCGGCAGTCCGCAAGCCCCGTGAATTCGAGCAGCTCGTCGGTTTTGCGGCGGATGTCCTTGCGTTTCATGAAATACAGACGGCCCTGGTACTCCATCACCTCGTCGATGGTCATGTCCTGGCGCATCGAGTATTCCTGGGTGATGACGCTGAGCTTGCGCTTCTCGGCGGAAGCGGCGCGGGTCAGCGGCTTGCCGTCGATAAGCACCTGGCCTTCGGTAGGCAGCAGCACCGTCGAAATCATGGATATGGTCGTGGTCTTGCCTGCGCCGTTGGGCCCGAGCAGACCGAAGAACTCGTTGGTGTCGACGGTCAGGCTCAGGTGGTCGACAGCCGTGAAGCCGTCGAAGTCTTTGGTGAGGTTGCGCAGTTCGATCATGGCAGGGCCTTCAGAAACGGGGCGTCCGCAGCACGCGGGCCGTTACGCCTCTTTGACGATAACGACTGAGAAATAGTCTCCCGTATCGCCCATATCCGCAAGGTGCTCGAACACTTTCTCATCGGAAAGTCCGCAATTCGAGACCATGCTCGCCCGGTCCAGCATGCCGCGTTCCGCAAGCTTGTCACGCAGCTCGAACAGGCGCTTGCCGGATTTCATGAACACCTTGTTGGCGGGCA
This genomic window contains:
- a CDS encoding LysR family transcriptional regulator substrate-binding protein, giving the protein MPLIRAFVQSGRNIAEHAATIKGLVEGNIAIGTYFSIAAQWLPSVIRAFQDDHPGVSISMVEAGNAELAHLMAESRIDCCFTNRRLATGDWVPLASGSIVAWIPTDWPEAELDAFPLDQMENKPFIMPLPGNKNDVETLIAEHRIHVDERFTANDGYTAWRMMEQGLGMSLNNSLMGCTWQGDVRVMSLDPPQEIELGVSVPYLQAASPATRAFIEYATRIVPTL
- a CDS encoding sirohydrochlorin cobaltochelatase, giving the protein MNKALLVVSFGTSAPGVAERTIGAVERALAQAMPERAFYSCWTSRVICAKVERETGVHHMQLAEALDAMATAGVSDVLVQPTHLMQGRENRVMLETLREHAGDFDRICLGNTLLTCDDDCTALARAICSAFAEMRGGDALVLMGHGSAFGGNEAFSRMQQAFGRVGRDDVVVATVEGEPSFADALAFVETRKPSRIWLAPLMMVAGDHAQNDMAGSDPDSWASQLAARGYEVLPVLRGLGEYPEVQSLFVKHAQCAYPLEQA
- a CDS encoding ABC transporter permease gives rise to the protein MGIITVLWEKWTEFKRDFYKITVAAVMSPLMYLLVFGLGIQTMSHGEPYLNFLIPGVVAMSTMTGSFSAVAQNMSVQRLYEKALDQVMVSPTPLWQFILGQIIGGSLRGLYAGAIILLITTPVRTTLVFNGVSILIMFLNGMVFSTLALVLSFLAKSYTDAPRFNSYIIFPMSFLCNTFFSTEQMPHGFREVVSALPLSQASDMIRSVSAGGDPGWVGFAVLLAYLAVFSLLSFAFIYKKKNL
- a CDS encoding ABC transporter ATP-binding protein, whose amino-acid sequence is MIELRNLTKDFDGFTAVDHLSLTVDTNEFFGLLGPNGAGKTTTISMISTVLLPTEGQVLIDGKPLTRAASAEKRKLSVITQEYSMRQDMTIDEVMEYQGRLYFMKRKDIRRKTDELLEFTGLADCRKRIVRHLSGGMKRKVMICRALMTDPEILLLDEPTAGMDALARRQMWNLLRQLHRANNLTIILTTHYIDEAQSLCNRVALLDSGKLDTVDTPQNLIEELGAFAVDEVTDDRVVSTYYRRRADAIAHLEGLGDDATLRNTTLEDVFVERVGKRLGN